The DNA sequence ataataataataataataataataataataataataataatagtaataatatgattttGCTCAGACTGGTCCATAAGTGAGAGCGGGACTCCTATCAGAACCTGTCTGGCTTTTGCTGCAAAACGCTAGAGCGCCAGACACCCGCTTACAACCTCTGAGCCATTCAAACTCATGGCTTCAGAATGGGAGACTTCTTCATCCGCGACTCCCTCTCCTACAGTTACCTTCCCTTCAGCTATTGCTTTGGGAGCCTCTTACGCCGGCAGGAATGCTGACCGACAGGctggaggttcgaatccggagagagcgggatgagttccctctgtcagctccagctccatgcggggacacgaaagaagcctcccacaggatggtaaaacatcaaacatccgggcgtcccctgggcaacatccttgcaggcggccaattctctcacaccagaagcgacttgcagtttctcaagtggcttcTGATATGAAGGGGAGAAAGCTATTGCTTTCAGCCAAGTCAAAAGGACCTTTAAGTGAGACAGGACTGaggcaggagggggggggggggacgacgaaGAGGATGAGGTTCGGGTTTCCGCCTTGAAACCCAGgttgcgcgggggggggggggtcgtcaATGCCGGGTTTCTGCCAGTGGATGAGGGTATTCCCTCACCCGTTCTCTGGGAGGGATGGCTGGCGCCGAGGAGCCAGAAAAGCCGAGGACAAAAGAGAGTTCGGAGCTCCCGCACTTGGTGGTGATCTGCCTCTCGGAAAGCCACTCGGCTCACTCCGTTGCGATGAGGCGAGTCTCTCCAAAGCGAGGGGGAAGCTGCGCTATGGTTGAGATAGCTGAGGCTGCAGGGACAATCCTCAGGTCCGGCGCGTATGCCAAGTTCCGGGTGAGTGGCTCAAAGGACGGCGCTTTtccgtgtgtgcgtgtgtgtgtgtccgtCCGTTTTGCATTCTTGCCTCTTGGCCAGTGCCCTTGTGAAAATAGCCCATTGACGAGCCCGTCAGTCCAGAAGGCGAGCACAGCTGATGACTTCTTTAAGAAGAGCCTGCGAAAAAGGATTCATAATGACTCCTTCAGTGACCAGCCTTGCCGTTGGACAAAGAAGGGGGAAAGACTCGAATCCCGAGATATGTGCAGGGGCTTTGTGTTGAATGACTTGTCTGGCAAATCCCAGCActtctggtattattattattattattattattattattattattattattattattatttgttgattGCTTTTTCCCATAAGCTTTGGAAAATTCGCCCATTTCAGGGTTTGGAATTGTtgcgctgtgtgtgtgtgtgtgtgtgtgcgcgcgtgtgtgAAGAAGGGAGGAATAGGCACAAAGATAAATAATATTGCGGTTGTATCAAATGATCATCACTCTTTCTGTAGACCCCTGCAATGCCATGTCAAGGAATGGTTAAAAAAATTAACTACCACCTATCAGGAGAGCAGCATGCTGTGGCTAAAATGGGGGAAGACCTTCTTTGCAGGTCGCTGTTCATTCCTAAGGTtctgaaaaaaggaaaaagaaaagggagggagcGGGGACCGTGTGGGTATGGTAATAGGTGAGGatgaaaaccttgtaaaatggTGTTTCTGTTTTCTGAAATTACAGCCAAGTAACTAAACTGACAGCCATTTTCTGTATATTTATGgacaggttttgtgtgtgtgtgtgtgtgtgtgtgtgtcagtatAGAgctgggagggagaaagctgaCTGAAATAATAGAGGAAAGAGATTGAAATACAACCCTGGTCTTTTGAATAGAAATGGTTTGGATGTGTGAACCACAGAGGAGCAGGTTCTTAAAAACCAAACCAAGACACAACTGTTATTTAATGACAGTTACGTGAGGATCATTCAATCCAAACTCTTGGCAACCATTAGGAAATACAATTGCATTGAGCCTGCCCTTTCCCTTATATTTAAATTCCTCTAGCATTGTTATGATTAGTCTTCATTCCTCACACTTCTGTCATGATGGTGTTTGTGTTTCTCTTCTGGCTCTCCACAGGAGATAACATGTATGCTTGCTGCTCTACGGTGACTCTGGAGCAGGATCTCAACAGGAAAATGCATATCTGGATGGTGCAAACCATAGCCTTTGCTTTAACATCTCTAGTCCTGGCGTGGGCAGAGAGCATCGAGTATTATGGGGAGATCTGTGACAACAAATGCCCTTGTGAGGAAAAGGATGGCATTTTAACGGTGAGCTGTGAGAACCGAGGGATCATCAACCTCTCTGAGATTAGCCCTCCAAAATTCTCCATCTATCATCTCCTGCTGTCTGGAAATCTCCTTAATAGACTTTATCCAAACCAGTTTGTCAATTACACTGGGGCTACAATTTTGCATCTGGGTGGTAATGACATCCAGGACATTGAAACAGGAGCCTTTCACGGACTGAGAGGCTTACGGAGGTTACATTTGAACAACAACAAGCTGGAAGTACTGAGGGATGACACTTTTGTGGGTCTTGAGAGCTTAGAGTACCTCCAAGTTGATTACAATTATATCAGTGCTATCGAACCCAACACTTTTGGGAAGCTGCACCTCCTGCAAGTGCTGATTTTGAATGACAACCTCCTCTCTTCATTGCCTAACAATCTGTTTCGATTTGTGCCCTTGACACACCTCGATCTGAGGGGGAACCGGTTGAAGCTACTCCCCTATCTGGGCCTCCTGCAGCACATGGATAAGGTTGTGGAGTTGCAGCTGGAGGAGAACCCATGGAACTGCTCCTGTGAATTGATAGCTCTTAAAGATTGGTTGGACAGCATTTCCTATTCAGCCCTGGTAGGGGATGTGGTTTGTGAAACCCCTTTCCGTTTGCATGGGAGGGATCTGGATGAGGTTTCCAAGCAGGAGCTTTGCCCAAGGAGACTCATTTCAGATTATGAGATGAGGCCACAGACACCGCTTAGCACCACAGGGTATTTTCACACCACACCAGCCTCTGTAAATTCAGTGGCTACATCTTCCTCGGCTGTTTACAAATCTCCTTTAAAGCCCAAGGGGACTCGCCAGCCCAACAAGTCTAGGGTGCGCCCCACCTCCCGTTTGCCCTCCAAGGATTTGGGATACAGCAATTATGGACCCAGCATTGCTTACCAGACCAAATCCCCGGTGCCTTTGGAGTGTCCTACAGCTTGCACTTGCAACCTTCAAATCTCTGATTTGGGCCTCAACGTCAACTGCCAAGAGAGGAAGATTGAGAGTATCTCAGAACTTCAACCCAAGCCGTACAACCCCAAGAAAATGTATTTGACTGAGAATTACATTGCTTTAGTGCGCAGGTCAGATTTTCTGGATGCTACTGGGCTAGATTTGCTCCATCTGGGCAATAACCGTATCTCAGTTATTCAAGACAGAGCCTTTGGGGATCTTACTAACTTGAGGAGGCTGTATCTGAATGGAAACCGTATTGAGAAACTGAACAGAGAGATTTTTTATGGGCTTCAGAGTTTGCAGTACCTCTTTCTGCAATATAATGTGATCCGGGAGATTGAACCAGGCACTTTTGATCCTGTGCCCAATTTACAGCTCTTGTTTCTCAACAACAACCTTTTGAGATCATTACCTGTGGGCATTTTTTCTGGCTTAACTCTATACAGGTTGAACCTGAGGAGCAACCATTTCTCCTACCTTCCGGTTAGTGGGGTGCTTGACCAGCTGAAATCTCTGCTTCAGATAGATCTTCATGAGAATCCATGGGATTGTACATGTGATGTTGTGGGCATGAAGTTATGGCTTGAACAACTCAATACAGGAGTCCTTGTAGATCACGTAATATGTGAATCCCCTAAGAAATTTGCTGAGAATTACATGAGGAACATCAAAGCAGAGCTGCTATGTCCAGACTACTCAGACATCATTGTTTCCACACCCACACCATCCTCCATGCAGGGACCAGCAAGGACCACCCCCTTCTCGGGGCAGTTCAATAGCACCTTGGAGGAAGATGACTCCGCATCACCTTCTGGtggctcttcttcctcctcttcttccacgGTGCCTTTGTCGGTGCTGATCCTCAGCTTGCTTCTGGTCTTTATCATGTCTGTATTTGTGGCTGCAGGTCTCTTTGTATTGGTTATGAAGCGCAGGAAGAAGGTCCAAGGAGACCATGCCAGCACCAACAACTCAGATGTGAGTTCCTTCAACATGCAGTACAGTGTCTACACTGGTGGGGGAGCCCCCCATTCTCACCCCCATGCCCATCACCAGCAGCACCAACAGCATCTTCaccgtggaggaggaggaggtggtccAGCTTTGCCTAAGGTGAAAACCCCCGCAGGACACGTCTATGAGTATATCCCTCACCCTTTAGGCCACATGTGTAAGAACCCAATCTATCGCTCCAGAGAGGGCAATGCAGGTGAGGATTATAAAGATCTTCATGAACTCAAGGTGACCTACAGCAACCATCACCTTCAGCCCCAGCCCCCACCACCCCCACCGGCCTTGGGGCAACCTCCAGCAGTTCCAGGGGTCCAAGAGGAGACCCTACGGAGCCCCACGTACAGTGTGAGCACCATTGATCCACGAGATGAGTTGCTTTCCCCTGTTCAGGATGCTGATTGTTTTTACAGGGGCATTTTGGAGCCCGAGAAACATCCTTCTTCCACCTTGGGGGGTAGTGCCCTTCCTGAGTACCCTAAATTTCCCCCTACTGCCTACACGTACTCCCCTAACTATGACCTTAGACGTCCCCCTCATCCCTATTTGCATCCCGGCCCAGGGGACAGTAGGCTGCGGGAGACAGTGCTCTATACCCCACCAAGCACTGTATATGTAGAGCCTAACAGGAACGAATACCTGGAGCTTAAAGCAAAGCTAAATGCAGAGCCGGACTACCTCGAAGTGTTGGAAAAACAGACCACATTCAGTCAGTTCTGAGACATCCTTTCCTCTCATCTTTCTCTCCTAGAGCATTTGTATTTAATAACCACACAAAGAAACACAAAGTTGATCTCCTCCCCTCCACCTCTTTTTTCCTCCCCAAACTGCCTTTGCTTCATTTTGTTGGAAGGTGAAGTGCCTTGGCACAAGAATTTCCAGCTTCGGGAAACTTACCAAAAGGGTGTGCTGATTCCATAGACAGATATTCTCTATTTCTCTCTTTTCACTCTgctcttcttttctccttcatttctcactttctccccctttctttctctctctcttctcctcttATTCTCTATAGCTAGCAGGAACAAATTGATTGTGTGAACTAGACACAGAATTCTCTCACCCTTTTGTGGTGTGTGGTGTGCTAGGGGAGGCATTGAGGTGTGGGCAAAAGACAAGGAAAACAAGGTGGCCCTGTGGCTGGATGTCAAAGAAGTCATAGGAATAACTTTACCCCTTTATTTTATGTTGGATATGCACAGCTGACCATCTTGgttttgtttgctttccctcTACACCACCTTGGTTGAAAAGTGCAGGGCACCAAATTCCCTTTTTAGCCATGAATCAGTCTTAgtggcttttggggaggggaggggggcaagATTAGCACACCCTGACTTTAATACAAGGTTGtttgttctttccttttccttttttaagaaaaagaaaaaaaagaaaagaaaacaaaggatgtatttgtatgtttcTGGACTTTTGAATTAAAAATCAATATTATGATCTTTCAAAGGATCACTATAGATGTGGACAAATCAATAAAGAGTTCAGAGATATATGATCCATAATTGATTAGTAAAAATAACTTATTGAAATATatacaaaacatattttattGTAGCTCCTATTTTTATATACACAATAGCATTTCTTTCACTTTTAGGATCCAGTTCTCCTAAACAGAAGCGATTGTAAGGCCACCTCAAGCATAATGGGGTATTTTGTTCTTTAGATTTAGACCTAAAATGTGACAAAACGGCTGTTTAAAAATATGTATCATACAACCATACTAGAAACAAGgattgacactgattttctgttgAATGTACATTTGGTTGCATACATCACTTGGTTGTCTGAGTAAACATCCTGAAAATGCTTAAAGTGGTATCCTGCAAACAGATAAATCTTCATTAGGGATTTAAGTTTCATAACTGAGCACAGAACTGAAGAATTGTGCATATGTGCAACCTTTGGTGGAAGCTTCTGCACATTTATGTGTTGGATGAGCAATGTTCCTGTTCAGCCATTACACCAAAAGCCTCTCCCCAATTCCCAGGGCAGATGATCTTTCTAGATGAGGGCCAGAGGTTGTGATTTGTTCCAAAGCATTCAGCTGCATTTCTAGGTTTCTTTCCAATGCTTTAACTATCACTGGGGAATGTCAAGAATCAATGAAATTGTTAATAACCAAAATGGCCAAAACCTAAAGACAATCCAAggcaaatataaaattaaaaactggGTCAGGGAGAAAAAGAAGCATAAGATATATTTTGTTGTTACTGCTGTTCATGAATTATTAATCTAAGGAGCTTTCTGCCAGAGAGACTAATTGGACTAATTAGTGAGGGACATGCAGAAAGTGTATGTCTAAGCAGGGGTGGTGGAGTTGGTTTATAGTCATACATCAGCCCCAATATCTCAGTTTGATGACTTCTGTAGCTAATTTTGGATTGTTCAGTCAACCAGAATTGTACAGATCCATGTTTGTACTGCCACCCACAAAGGTCAAATGACAGACAGTGCAGGTCGATGTAAGTGATATAATTTCTTAAGCCCTTTAGTTAGCTAGCATGGGCCAAGAGATCCATAAACCACAGCATCACTGTAAGATGGGACAGTTTGTGGTCTCATATGTATCCCAGcacatgtatttttttaaatagtttatgAATAAACACTTGATAACAATTTCAAATGGAAGGAAATGAAGTAGTCTTTATGTGAAGTTCAATGCTTTATTCCTAGTGCCATATGCTGTTCTTGAT is a window from the Anolis carolinensis isolate JA03-04 chromosome 3, rAnoCar3.1.pri, whole genome shotgun sequence genome containing:
- the slitrk5 gene encoding SLIT and NTRK-like protein 5, producing MYACCSTVTLEQDLNRKMHIWMVQTIAFALTSLVLAWAESIEYYGEICDNKCPCEEKDGILTVSCENRGIINLSEISPPKFSIYHLLLSGNLLNRLYPNQFVNYTGATILHLGGNDIQDIETGAFHGLRGLRRLHLNNNKLEVLRDDTFVGLESLEYLQVDYNYISAIEPNTFGKLHLLQVLILNDNLLSSLPNNLFRFVPLTHLDLRGNRLKLLPYLGLLQHMDKVVELQLEENPWNCSCELIALKDWLDSISYSALVGDVVCETPFRLHGRDLDEVSKQELCPRRLISDYEMRPQTPLSTTGYFHTTPASVNSVATSSSAVYKSPLKPKGTRQPNKSRVRPTSRLPSKDLGYSNYGPSIAYQTKSPVPLECPTACTCNLQISDLGLNVNCQERKIESISELQPKPYNPKKMYLTENYIALVRRSDFLDATGLDLLHLGNNRISVIQDRAFGDLTNLRRLYLNGNRIEKLNREIFYGLQSLQYLFLQYNVIREIEPGTFDPVPNLQLLFLNNNLLRSLPVGIFSGLTLYRLNLRSNHFSYLPVSGVLDQLKSLLQIDLHENPWDCTCDVVGMKLWLEQLNTGVLVDHVICESPKKFAENYMRNIKAELLCPDYSDIIVSTPTPSSMQGPARTTPFSGQFNSTLEEDDSASPSGGSSSSSSSTVPLSVLILSLLLVFIMSVFVAAGLFVLVMKRRKKVQGDHASTNNSDVSSFNMQYSVYTGGGAPHSHPHAHHQQHQQHLHRGGGGGGPALPKVKTPAGHVYEYIPHPLGHMCKNPIYRSREGNAGEDYKDLHELKVTYSNHHLQPQPPPPPPALGQPPAVPGVQEETLRSPTYSVSTIDPRDELLSPVQDADCFYRGILEPEKHPSSTLGGSALPEYPKFPPTAYTYSPNYDLRRPPHPYLHPGPGDSRLRETVLYTPPSTVYVEPNRNEYLELKAKLNAEPDYLEVLEKQTTFSQF